From a region of the Solanum stenotomum isolate F172 chromosome 2, ASM1918654v1, whole genome shotgun sequence genome:
- the LOC125855623 gene encoding 40S ribosomal protein S21-like isoform X3, whose product MQNDEGQNMDLYIPRKCSATNRLITSKDHASVQLNVGHLDESGRYTGQFTTYALCGFIRAQGDADSALDRLWQKKKAEVGQQ is encoded by the exons ATGCAGAACGACGAGGGACAAAACATGGACCTTTACATCCCGAGGAAGTG CTCTGCCACTAACAGGCTGATCACTTCCAAGGATCATGCATCTGTTCAGCTCAACGTTGGCCATTTAGATGAGTCTGGCCGATACACTGGCCAGTTCACCACTTATGCACTATGTGGATTTATTCGTGCCCAG GGAGATGCCGATAGTGCTCTTGATAGGCTCTGGCAAAAGAAAAAAGCTGAAGTTGGACAACAATGA
- the LOC125854817 gene encoding vegetative cell wall protein gp1-like, with the protein MLSHKRIAMAYTYYSPPPPTMPSNNPKPPPPAVADPITPPPNLTPPGGGNNMSPSKPPTPPTLPPPLFPSPPSSSSNPGSTNAFPPSPPPPPQTPSSPPNNSKSPLSPPNSSKSPISPPQIPSSPPNSSKSPLSPPQTPSSPPNSSKSPISPPQTPSSPPNNSKIPPSPTSSPSNDSLPPTSSPGTPSSMPPKNSQSPRLAPSPLDGGKVPSPSPSTPYSKLSPSPSALTPLPTPTFPSTTFPHPPSSNSIDVAPPSGGGGKHTTIIAVGVSIGGFFFIAFAIALFCFYKKKKKRVMVPAAASC; encoded by the coding sequence ATCCGAAACCTCCACCTCCGGCGGTGGCAGATCCTATAACCCCACCTCCAAATTTAACGCCTCCCGGAGGTGGTAATAATATGTCACCTTCAAAACCACCCACACCACCAACATTGCCACCACCACTATTTCCTTCGCCTCCTTCATCAAGTTCAAATCCTGGATCAACCAATGCTTTTCCTCCTAgtcctccaccaccaccacaaaCCCCGAGTTCACCACCAAACAATTCCAAAAGTCCTCTTTCACCACCAAACTCTTCTAAAAGTCCTATTTCACCTCCACAAATTCCGAGTTCACCACCAAACTCTTCCAAAAGTCCTCTTTCACCCCCACAAACTCCAAGTTCACCACCAAACTCTTCCAAAAGTCCCATTTCACCTCCACAAACTCCGAGTTCACCACCAAACAATTCCAAGATTCCACCCTCACCAACTTCTTCACCATCAAATGACTCGCTACCTCCAACTTCTTCTCCAGGAACACCATCTTCTATGCCACCAAAAAACTCACAATCACCAAGGTTAGCACCTTCACCACTAGATGGTGGTAAAGTTCCTTCACCCTCTCCATCAACCCCCTATTCAAAACTAAGTCCATCTCCTTCAGCATTAACACCACTTCCCAcaccaacttttccttcaactacCTTTCCTCATCCACCATCAAGTAATAGTATTGATGTTGCCCCACCTTCAGGGGGAGGCGGAAAACACACTACAATTATCGCAGTAGGTGTATCAATCGGGGGTTTTTTCTTCATAGCATTTGCTATTGCTCTCTTTTGCTtttataagaagaaaaagaagcgTGTCATGGTTCCAGCAGCAGCTTCTTGTtga
- the LOC125855621 gene encoding proline-rich receptor-like protein kinase PERK2, whose product MLSHKRIAMAYTYYSPPPPTMPLNNPKPPPPTVAVPITPPPNLTPPGGGNNMSPSNPPTPPLFPLPPSSSSNPGSTNAPPSPPQTPSSPPNSSRSPISPPQFPSSPPNSSKSPTSPPQTPSSTPNSSRSPISPPQIPSSPPNSSKSPLSPPQTPSSPPNSSKSPISPPQAPSSPPNSSKSPISPPQTPSSPPNSSKIPPSPTSSPSHASQSPTSSPGVPSYSMPPKNSQSPRLAPSSPDGGKVPTPSPSTAYSKLSPPPSALTPLPTPTFPSSTFPPPPSSHSIDVAPPSGGGGKHTTIIAVGVSIGGFFFIAFAIALFCFYKKKKKRIMVPAAASC is encoded by the coding sequence atgttatctcATAAGCGCATTGCAATGGCTTATACATATTACTCTCCGCCTCCACCTACTATGCCGTTGAATAATCCGAAACCGCCACCTCCGACGGTGGCAGTTCCTATAACCCCACCTCCAAATTTAACACCTCCCGGAGGTGGTAATAATATGTCACCTTCAAACCCACCCACACCACCACTATTTCCTTTGCCTCCTTCATCAAGTTCAAATCCTGGATCAACCAATGCTCCTCCTTCACCACCACAAACTCCGAGTTCACCACCAAACTCTTCTAGAAGTCCTATTTCACCTCCACAATTTCCGAGTTCACCACCAAACTCGTCCAAAAGTCCTACTTCACCTCCACAAACTCCGAGTTCAACACCAAACTCTTCTAGAAGTCCTATTTCACCTCCACAAATTCCGAGTTCACCACCAAACTCTTCCAAAAGTCCTCTTTCACCCCCACAAACTCCAAGTTCACCACCAAACTCTTCCAAAAGTCCCATTTCACCTCCACAAGCTCCGAGTTCACCACCGAACTCTTCCAAAAGTCCCATTTCACCTCCACAAACTCCGAGTTCACCACCCAACAGTTCCAAGATTCCACCCTCACCAACTTCTTCACCATCACATGCCTCGCAATCTCCAACTTCTTCTCCAGGAGTACCATCATATTCTATGCCACCAAAAAACTCACAATCACCAAGGTTAGCACCTTCATCACCAGATGGTGGTAAAGTTCCAACACCCTCTCCATCGACCGCCTATTCAAAACTAAGTCCACCTCCTTCAGCATTAACACCACTTCCCAcaccaacttttccttcaagtACCTTTCCTCCTCCACCATCAAGTCATAGTATTGATGTTGCCCCACCTTCAGGGGGAGGCGGAAAACACACTACAATTATCGCAGTAGGTGTATCAATCGGGGGTTTTTTCTTCATAGCATTTGCTATTGCTCTCTTTTGCTtttataagaagaaaaagaagcgTATCATGGTTCCAGCAGCAGCTTCTTGTTGA
- the LOC125855623 gene encoding 40S ribosomal protein S21-like isoform X1: MQNDEGQNMDLYIPRKCSATNRLITSKDHASVQLNVGHLDESGRYTGQFTTYALCGFIRAQGDADSALDRLWQKKKAEVGQQ, translated from the exons ATGCAGAACGACGAGGGACAAAACATGGACCTTTACATCCCGAGGAAGTG CTCTGCCACTAACAGGCTGATCACTTCCAAGGATCATGCATCTGTTCAGCTCAACGTTGGCCATTTAGATGAGTCTGGCCGATACACTGGCCAGTTCACCACTTATGCACTATGTGGATTTATTCGTGCCCAG GGAGACGCCGATAGTGCTCTTGATAGGCTCTGGCAAAAGAAAAAAGCTGAAGTTGGACAACAATGA